One part of the Theropithecus gelada isolate Dixy chromosome 5, Tgel_1.0, whole genome shotgun sequence genome encodes these proteins:
- the C5H4orf54 gene encoding uncharacterized protein C4orf54 homolog, with product MLSFHFWESRGQPTDAASSVADGIQTPRCCRRGQANNWTGQLSYRTLATVSARAAAPQPQTTSTAPSRSLPTSLRLAAAPPQGLKNWEVVAAVAAVPTALGPVQTRGTLLRATLQPLRGRRRTQDFPSAHHCLFLSLKPGQGLIMEAAPPELNSKARQAEVGDGVSSAQDSQELRQQLWPLPKPSASSQREAKYVEMCASAEVQRESPRTMKLTLGHCPGDQRASRSPKEKAQDEPSSQKCKTPSPQNNPASSELSRSQHSASEEGGNFSSSSSSSSMNKVEEDGLSKMEDSTTSTGALATSSSSLGFESESGESEGCQPMGGEGEKISRGGGGGGKGGGGGGAGDGTECRDIIAKSQGSRDPPKVEEAHYITTHEIQLSEVEQDMDFDVGLASRWDFEDNNVIYSFVDYASFGGSDETPGDTTSLTEEDDDNSCYLSTTPSTNTTRTPSPTSSDLARPNAGHSGRDTSSTEVGSGPSDSGPTPPPTGPGTAPLTEALPETPEAASGAAAAAASSCGSAASQILLSIKPASRAINEPSNVRAKQNIIYAAKHEGDMSLRISTAAEHNSSSLKQNPAAAVAQDHAKKFIAVPARLQTRCGAIRAKELVDYSSGASSAVSELDDADKEVRNLTSRAFRSLAYPYFEALNISSRESSATLSEVGFGRWSTFLDLKCGGVGARVEQSLLRSSAASVAAGLRKGSGARATADQLYIQSKKSQTKALEFVVSKVEGEIKHVETPLCFQKQVQTGSRVVTLLEPLNVRSESKASSAPGPGRTTKGPGKGPGSAYTDDGSETSEGSKPASRADGPQKSKFASSLLKNVISKKMQREHEFKMERGEVRDTSHHLTGTSKETEGAPGSERQRERGLQRQSSRHSEAGSEYTVVSVSDAGGEGSVAGSKSPVFKASTPRERSAGPGRNFTDGHTEVCEIKKSASETVKGIFLRSQNSAFRSWKEKEAEKREEQAPIGKLKLPKGGDWRADLGEISASKNTIMSRLFVPNIQQTPKDKQPGKQATKYPAAQATSTAVIRPKAPEIKIRLGSVQQPSSDFNIAKLLTPKLAGGSASNLFKTIEDNSRAQQKLFRGDNLEKVPHFQVRDIRDKSKAQGPLHQVRDVRKLIKGSGDSSDKGSVTPEQGLTGPKSRQLSAAAGGSGSLSPMVITCQAVVNQREDSMDREPRESMGKGGGSRVLNSSSPEGTVLVHRASGRLPVATIAPNKPEQGSYLPVLKIVSKASTQKTPEKLKEEEVKEEGKATKPARNALEKLTAAVRSMEELYSFNRNEWKRKSDPLPMMMDSHVLSLIASEEREGVVGAEGDHDKLSKRLGEVEERGTGNKAGVVLRGAPIERLQRRNSNPSAESVSARAAAFENLARERPRSLYIPQVHKDVERTQPLQPLPPLPSNRNVFTVSASSVQKTGGVAGKFPQGPSPESPSAAKGIKSQGLRSLKIPPATRTPPDEVTNRKSGSNLEKSNSDCENYLTIPLKGSSAAGEFLSRPGVSREGPPNSSAATLCSLPPLSARSQVPSSSKGSQVSGTSRPAWRTKPENPRETVAAPQGPQSPEHPPTTIYHQPPLPFTLQGAQPQVLCFSPPSMPAPAPAGSAPVPTDPFQQPQPQQTQRKMLLDVTTGQYYLVDTPVQPMTRRLFDPETGQYVDVPMTSQQQAVAPMSIPVPPLALSPGAYGPTYMIYPGFLPTVLPTNALQPTPIARTPGGSELSPMVAEPSSKEAAAAFTEAPYFIASGQSPAASSSSAPAATSQLVGAKGFAQLHGKPVISITSQPLGPRIVAPPSFDGTTMSFVVEHR from the coding sequence AtgctttcctttcatttctggGAGTCCCGGGGTCAACCTACAGATGCTGCTTCTTCCGTGGCCGATGGCATTCAGACTCCTCGCTGCTGCCGACGGGGCCAGGCAAACAACTGGACAGGACAGCTCAGCTACAGAACACTGGCCACAGTCTCGGCCAGAGCAGCAGCCCCCCAGCCACAGACCACCTCCACCGCCCCATCCAGGAGCCTTCCCACCTCCCTCAGGCTTGCTGCCGCCCCGCCACAGGGGCTGAAGAACTGGgaggtggtggcagcagtggcagCGGTGCCTACAGCCTTGGGGCCAGTCCAGACACGTGGGACCCTGCTTCGGGCAACTCTGCAGCCCCTCCGGGGCCGGAGACGGACCCAAGACTTCCCCAGTGCTCACCATTGTCTTTTCCTGTCGCTGAAACCTGGGCAAGGGCTCATAATGGAAGCTGCCCCTCCTGAGCTGAATTCGAAAGCAAGACAGGCGGAGGTGGGGGACGGGGTGAGCAGTGCTCAAGACAGCCAGGAGCTCAGGCAGCAGCTGTGGCCACTTCCCAAGCCTTCAGCCTCCTCCCAGCGAGAAGCGAAATACGTGGAGATGTGCGCTTCAGCTGAAGTCCAGAGGGAGAGTCCCCGGACCATGAAACTTACCCTGGGGCACTGCCCTGGGGATCAGAGGGCCTCTAGGAGCCCAAAGGAGAAAGCCCAAGATGAACCCAGCAGTCAAAAGTGCAAGACTCCAAGCCCCCAGAACAATCCTGCCTCCTCCGAACTCTCTAGATCCCAGCATTCTGCCTCTGAAGAGGGTGGCAACTTCTcatcttcctcatcctcctcctcgaTGAACAAAGTAGAAGAGGATGGCCTTTCCAAAATGGAGGACTCCACCACATCCACAGGGGCTCTGGCCACCTCTTCTTCATCCTTAGGCTTTGAGAGTGAGAGTGGTGAAAGTGAAGGTTGCCAGCCcatgggaggagaaggagagaaaatatcaagaggagggggaggaggaggaaaaggaggagggggaggaggggcaggagatGGAACAGAGTGCAGGGACATTATTGCCAAGTCCCAGGGCAGCAGGGACCCCCCCAAAGTCGAAGAGGCTCACTACATCACCACCCATGAGATCCAGCTGAGTGAGGTGGAACAGGACATGGATTTCGACGTGGGACTGGCCTCCCGCTGGGATTTCGAGGACAACAACGTGATCTACTCATTCGTGGATTATGCTTCCTTTGGTGGCAGCGACGAGACCCCAGGGGACACCACCAGTCTGACCGAAGAGGACGACGACAACAGCTGCTACCTCAGCACCACTCCCAGCACCAACACCACCCGGACGCCCAGCCCTACCAGCAGCGACCTGGCCCGCCCCAATGCAGGCCACAGTGGCCGCGACACCAGCAGCACGGAAGTGGGCAGCGGCCCCTCTGACAGTGGCCCCACTCCCCCACCCACTGGGCCTGGCACTGCCCCCCTGACTGAGGCCTTGCCCGAGACCCCGGAGGCAGCTTCAGGGGCAGCAGCCGCCGCCGCAAGCAGCTGTGGGAGTGCAGCAAGCCAGATCCTCCTATCAATCAAACCGGCTTCCCGGGCTATAAATGAGCCTAGCAACGTGCGTGCAAAGCAAAACATTATTTATGCTGCCAAGCATGAAGGCGACATGAGCCTCCGCATCTCTACAGCTGCTGAACACAATTCAAGTTCTCTGAAGCAAAACCCGGCTGCAGCAGTGGCTCAGGACCATGCAAAGAAATTCATTGCTGTCCCTGCTCGCCTGCAAACCAGGTGCGGGGCCATCCGGGCAAAGGAGCTGGTGGACTACTCCAGCGGAGCCTCCAGTGCCGTGAGCGAACTGGACGATGCCGACAAAGAGGTGCGTAACCTGACCTCCCGGGCCTTCCGGAGCCTGGCTTACCCCTACTTTGAGGCTCTGAACATCAGCTCCCGGGAGTCCTCCGCCACGCTCTCCGAAGTGGGCTTTGGGCGCTGGTCCACTTTCCTGGACTTAAAATGTGGGGGTGTTGGGGCCAGGGTGGAGCAGAGCCTCCTCAGGAGCAGCGCGGCCTCTGTGGCTGCAGGTCTGAGGAAGGGCAGTGGGGCCCGGGCCACTGCCGACCAGCTCTACATCCAGTCCAAGAAGTCTCAGACCAAGGCCTTGGAGTTCGTGGTTAGCAAAGTCGAGGGGGAAATCAAACATGTGGAGACGCCCCTGTGTTTCCAGAAGCAGGTCCAGACGGGCTCGCGCGTCGTCACCCTTTTGGAGCCCCTGAATGTACGCAGTGAGAGCAAAGCCAGCTCAGCCCCTGGGCCTGGCAGGACCACCAAAGGCCCCGGCAAGGGTCCCGGGTCGGCATACACGGACGACGGCTCCGAGACCTCCGAGGGCAGCAAGCCCGCCTCCCGCGCTGATGGCCCCCAGAAGTCCAAGTTCGCCTCTAGTCTGCTAAAAAATGTCATTTCCAAGAAGATGCAGCGGGAACACGAATTCAAAATGGAGAGGGGAGAAGTCAGGGATACATCCCACCACCTCACAGGCACCTCCAAGGAGACGGAGGGCGCCCCCGGGAGCGAGAGGCAGCGAGAGAGGGGCCTGCAGAGGCAGAGCTCTCGTCACTCCGAGGCCGGCTCCGAGTACACCGTGGTCAGCGTGTCCGACGCGGGCGGGGAGGGGTCCGTGGCGGGCTCCAAATCCCCCGTCTTCAAAGCCAGTACTCCTCGCGAGCGCAGCGCAGGCCCTGGCCGGAATTTCACCGATGGACACACAGAAGTGTGTGAAATTAAAAAGAGTGCCTCAGAGACTGTCAAGGGCATCTTCCTCCGTAGTCAGAACAGTGCGTTCCGGtcatggaaggagaaagaggccGAGAAGCGAGAGGAGCAAGCCCCTATCGGGAAGCTGAAGCTGCCCAAAGGAGGCGACTGGCGGGCTGATCTCGGGGAGATTTCTGCCAGCAAGAACACCATCATGTCACGCCTCTTTGTCCCCAACATCCAGCAGACACCCAAGGACAAGCAGCCGGGGAAGCAGGCCACCAAGTATCCTGCTGCTCAGGCCACTTCCACAGCGGTGATCAGACCCAAGGCTCCCGAAATCAAGATCCGGCTGGGGAGTGTGCAGCAGCCGAGCTCAGACTTCAACATTGCCAAGTTGCTCACACCCAAGCTGGCTGGTGGCAGCGCGTCTAACCTGTTCAAGACCATCGAGGACAATAGCAGGGCACAGCAGAAACTCTTCCGCGGGGACAACCTAGAAAAAGTGCCTCATTTCCAGGTGAGAGACATCAGAGACAAGTCCAAGGCTCAAGGCCCCCTCCACCAGGTGAGAGATGTCAGGAAACTAATTAAAGGGTCAGGGGATAGCAGTGACAAGGGCAGTGTTACCCCAGAGCAGGGGCTGACTGGACCCAAATCCAGGCAGCTGTCTGCAGCAGCTGGCGGATCTGGATCCCTGTCTCCCATGGTGATTACATGCCAGGCTGTAGTGAACCAGAGGGAAGATAGCATGGACCGAGAGCCCAGGGAGAGCATGGGCAAAGGGGGTGGCAGCAGAGTCTTGAATTCCTCCTCCCCAGAAGGGACAGTCTTGGTTCACAGGGCATCTGGCAGGCTGCCTGTGGCTACCATTGCCCCCAATAAGCCCGAGCAGGGCTCATACCTACCTGTGCTCAAGATTGTCTCCAAGGCTTCCACCCAGAAGACCCCAGAGAAGCTCAAGGAGGAGGAGgtcaaggaggaagggaaagccACAAAGCCAGCCCGGAATGCCCTGGAGAAGCTGACTGCAGCCGTGAGGTCCATGGAAGAGCTGTACAGCTTCAACAGGAATGAGTGGAAGCGCAAAAGCGATCCCTTGCCTATGATGATGGACAGCCACGTGCTGTCGCTCATTGCCagtgaggagagggaaggggtggTGGGTGCTGAGGGCGACCACGACAAGCTGTCCAAACGGCTTGGTGAGGTGGAAGAACGGGGCACAGGAAACAAAGCTGGTGTGGTCCTGCGAGGGGCCCCCATAGAACGTCTGCAGCGGAGAAACTCCAACCCCAGCGCTGAGAGTGTGTCTGCCAGGGCAGCGGCCTTTGAGAACCTGGCCAGAGAAAGACCCCGATCTCTCTATATTCCCCAAGTCCACAAGGATGTGGAGAGAACACAAcccctgcagcccctcccaccacTCCCCAGCAACCGGAACGTGTTCACTGTAAGTGCCAGCAGCGTCCAGAAAACTGGGGGTGTCGCTGGCAAGTTCCCACAAGGGCCTTCTCCAGAGAGTCCTTCAGCGGCTAAGGGCATCAAATCGCAGGGACTCCGGTCCCTCAAGATCCCTCCAGCCACCCGGACACCTCCTGATGAGGTGACCAACAGGAAAAGTGGCAGCAATTTGGAGAAGAGCAACAGTGACTGTGAGAATTACCTGACCATCCCTCTTAAAGGAAGCTCTGCTGCAGGGGAATTTCTTAGCAGGCCTGGGGTTTCCAGGGAGGGGCCCCCCAACTCCTCAGCTGCCACTCTCTGTAGTTTACCCCCACTGAGTGCCCGCAGTCAGGTCCCCAGTAGCTCCAAAGGCTCTCAGGTTAGTGGAACCAGCCGACCAGCTTGGCGTACCAAACCTGAAAACCCCCGGGAGACAGTAGCTGCCCCCCAAGGGCCCCAGAGCCCTGAGCATCCCCCCACCACCATCTACCACCAGCCTCCGCTGCCCTTCACTCTACAGGGGGCCCAGCCCCAGGTCCTCTGCTTCTCCCCACCCAGCATGCCTGCTCCTGCACCTGCAGGCTCAGCTCCAGTTCCCACAGACCCCTTCCAGCAGCCACAGCCTCAACAGACCCAGCGTAAGATGCTCCTGGATGTGACAACTGGCCAGTACTATCTGGTGGACACACCGGTACAGCCCATGACCCGGAGACTGTTTGACCCTGAGACAGGGCAGTATGTGGATGTGCCCATGACCTCCCAGCAGCAGGCTGTGGCTCCCATGTCCATCCCTGTGCCTCCCTTGGCCCTGAGTCCTGGGGCTTATGGACCTACCTACATGATTTACCCTGGGTTTCTGCCCACTGTGCTGCCCACAAATGCCCTGCAGCCCACACCAATTGCTCGTActccaggaggcagtgagctcTCCCCAATGGTGGCTGAGCCTTCCAGCAAAGAGGCAGCTGCAGCGTTCACGGAGGCCCCATACTTCATAGCTTCTGGTCAGTCTCCAGCCGCCTCATCCTCCTCAGCCCCAGCAGCCACATCTCAACTTGTAGGGGCCAAGGGCTTTGCCCAGCTGCATGGCAAGCCTGTCATCAGCATTACTTCACAGCCCCTGGGGCCACGGATCGTTGCTCCCCCTTCCTTTGATGGCACCACCATGAGCTTTGTGGTAGAACACAGATGA